The Nocardioides campestrisoli genome includes a window with the following:
- a CDS encoding ABC transporter ATP-binding protein, which translates to MIRVEELSFGYRAGGDRVFEGLTHSFPSGAITAVTGPSGGGKSTLLYLLALMLRAREGVIFYGDREVTSLSDADRTQVRSASVGFVFQDAMLDLSRSVLDNVLEGALYAGITRTDAATRAYGLLERMEVSHRADHRPGEISGGQAQRVAVCRALVKQPPVIIGDEPTGNLDADTTEVVWQAFIDAAAQGATVIVATHDDALAERADARLTVGA; encoded by the coding sequence ATGATCCGCGTCGAGGAGCTGAGCTTCGGGTACCGCGCTGGAGGCGATCGGGTGTTCGAGGGGCTGACGCACTCGTTCCCGTCCGGAGCGATCACGGCGGTGACCGGGCCCTCCGGCGGGGGGAAGTCGACGTTGCTCTACCTCCTCGCGTTGATGCTGCGTGCCCGGGAGGGTGTCATCTTCTACGGCGACCGTGAGGTGACCTCCCTTTCCGATGCCGACCGCACCCAGGTCCGCAGCGCGAGCGTGGGATTCGTCTTCCAGGACGCGATGCTCGATCTGTCCCGGTCGGTGCTGGACAACGTCCTCGAGGGAGCCCTGTACGCCGGCATCACCCGCACGGACGCCGCCACACGGGCCTACGGACTCCTCGAGCGTATGGAGGTCAGTCATCGCGCCGATCACCGGCCCGGCGAGATCTCCGGGGGCCAGGCGCAGCGCGTCGCGGTCTGCCGGGCCCTGGTCAAGCAGCCGCCCGTCATCATCGGGGACGAGCCGACCGGCAACCTCGACGCGGACACCACCGAGGTGGTCTGGCAGGCCTTCATCGATGCTGCCGCGCAGGGCGCGACCGTCATCGTCGCCACGCACGATGATGCGCTCGCGGAACGCGCGGACGCACGACTGACGGTCGGCGCATGA
- a CDS encoding wax ester/triacylglycerol synthase family O-acyltransferase, protein MRRLSGEDAGFLYMEQPEQPMNSMALGVLEPSVLEPSAALTLADLRAHLERRLDELPSFRWRILPVPLRLHHPVAVDDPDFDLDRHLRHVTLPPGATDADLEALFAEIAEEHLDRDRPLWQVVLVDGLDGGGDGARQAVIAKYHHCLADGVAAIFNFSRIFSDTDFSDTDFSDTGRGPGPAGTAYRPRRLPGPGRLVRDALLDHVRAWPRLPGLVLRTLRGVRAVRARRRTARVEVPGFDAQAPWTPLNDAFTVRRSYVRAELSLAGVKQVKDAAGGTLNDVVLAVVAGALCRYLPARGGLPERPLLTTVPVSTEGTQALSRQWGNHFWSFTTTLATDVSDPWERLAVIGACAREGKARLELLGVGLVPDWLDVLPPLLVEPGARAMLERGRTARESVDASILVSNVRGPAEPWSLRGRVFADLHVDGPPSNGVGVNVMVWSYGDRLLLGCLAFADSLDDPAAFRSALLDSFAELHALAVGQEPVRSLA, encoded by the coding sequence ATGCGGCGGCTCAGCGGCGAGGACGCCGGCTTCCTCTACATGGAGCAGCCCGAGCAGCCGATGAACTCCATGGCGCTGGGCGTGTTGGAACCGAGCGTGTTGGAGCCCAGCGCCGCGCTGACTCTCGCCGACCTCCGCGCGCACCTCGAGCGCCGGCTCGACGAGCTGCCCTCCTTCCGGTGGCGGATCCTCCCGGTGCCGCTGCGGCTCCACCACCCGGTCGCGGTCGACGACCCCGACTTCGACCTGGACCGGCACCTGCGGCACGTCACGCTGCCGCCCGGGGCCACCGACGCCGACCTGGAGGCGCTCTTCGCGGAGATCGCCGAGGAGCACCTGGACCGGGACCGTCCGCTCTGGCAGGTGGTGCTGGTCGACGGCCTGGACGGCGGTGGTGACGGTGCCCGGCAGGCGGTGATCGCCAAGTACCACCACTGCCTGGCCGACGGGGTCGCCGCGATCTTCAACTTCTCCCGCATCTTCAGCGACACCGACTTCAGCGACACCGACTTCAGCGACACCGGCCGCGGGCCGGGGCCGGCGGGGACGGCGTACCGGCCGCGACGGCTGCCCGGACCCGGACGCCTGGTCCGGGACGCGCTGCTCGACCACGTGCGCGCCTGGCCACGACTCCCCGGCCTGGTGCTCCGGACCCTGCGCGGGGTCCGCGCCGTCCGGGCCCGGCGACGTACGGCGCGGGTGGAGGTGCCCGGCTTCGACGCGCAGGCCCCGTGGACCCCGCTGAACGACGCCTTCACCGTCCGCCGCAGCTACGTGCGGGCCGAGCTGTCGCTGGCCGGCGTGAAGCAGGTCAAGGACGCTGCCGGGGGCACGCTCAACGACGTGGTGCTCGCCGTGGTCGCGGGCGCGCTGTGCCGCTACCTCCCCGCCCGCGGAGGGCTGCCGGAGCGGCCGCTGCTGACCACGGTGCCGGTGAGCACCGAGGGGACCCAGGCGCTCAGCCGGCAGTGGGGCAACCACTTCTGGAGCTTCACCACCACCCTGGCCACCGACGTGAGCGACCCCTGGGAGCGGCTGGCGGTGATCGGCGCCTGCGCCCGTGAGGGCAAGGCCCGGCTCGAGCTGCTCGGCGTGGGCCTGGTGCCGGACTGGCTGGACGTGCTCCCGCCCCTGCTCGTCGAGCCGGGGGCGCGGGCGATGCTGGAGCGCGGGCGCACCGCGCGGGAGTCGGTCGACGCCTCGATCCTGGTCTCCAACGTGCGCGGTCCCGCCGAGCCGTGGTCGCTGCGCGGGCGGGTCTTCGCCGACCTGCACGTCGACGGCCCGCCGAGCAACGGGGTGGGGGTCAACGTCATGGTCTGGAGCTACGGCGACCGGCTGCTGCTGGGGTGCCTGGCCTTCGCCGACTCCCTCGACGACCCGGCGGCGTTCCGGAGCGCGCTGCTCGACAGCTTCGCCGAGCTGCACGCGCTGGCGGTCGGCCAGGAGCCCGTCCGGTCCCTGGCCTAG
- a CDS encoding wax ester/triacylglycerol synthase family O-acyltransferase, which produces MHRLAGSDAGFLFIEGETQTSTCVDVVLLAPASPDEALTPEVLRARVAARLPTTPGLRRRMRPVPGGLGHGLWVDDPTFALDRHLHHVVLPAPGEEAQLRAHLAEVLPLLLDRTRPMWALTLVDGLAEGRQALVFQFHHTLADGAGLLETITRLLDDRAAEVPPAPGSEPAADPARDPGAALVLVLTLWHQLVAWLAAPRLLVRTVRRFRAVERRRATAEVRVPGSLRDAPATVLNRSADSNRDFARARLEMADVRAVRGAVGCTVSDVVLAVVTGALCDHLDDRDELPDKPLVANVPVGHEPPGAGPRTTGNHFSNYFALLPTHLVDPRDQLAAVSAATEESKHQLRLQGMETIPAWIDRIPPLVAARVAARLAARQREGSAAPDFNVLISNMRVSGGPWTLHGREVEDFFMTGPVADGAGLNITVTGYGDHLTLALVVNPSAVERPELLALGLEESMARLRAATVGTPVVPRRGDVA; this is translated from the coding sequence ATGCACCGACTCGCCGGCAGCGACGCCGGGTTCCTCTTCATCGAGGGCGAGACGCAGACCTCGACCTGCGTCGACGTCGTCCTGCTCGCCCCTGCTTCTCCGGACGAGGCGCTCACCCCCGAGGTGCTCCGGGCCCGGGTCGCGGCGCGGCTGCCCACCACCCCGGGGCTGCGCCGGCGGATGCGTCCGGTGCCCGGCGGACTGGGGCACGGCCTCTGGGTCGACGACCCCACCTTCGCCCTGGACCGGCACCTGCACCACGTCGTCCTGCCCGCGCCGGGCGAGGAGGCGCAGCTGCGGGCCCACCTGGCCGAGGTGCTGCCGTTGCTGCTGGACCGCACCCGGCCGATGTGGGCGCTCACCCTGGTCGACGGGCTGGCCGAGGGACGTCAGGCGCTGGTCTTCCAGTTCCACCACACCCTGGCCGACGGGGCCGGGCTGCTGGAGACGATCACCCGCCTGCTCGACGATCGGGCCGCCGAGGTCCCGCCCGCCCCCGGGTCGGAGCCGGCCGCCGATCCCGCGCGGGATCCCGGTGCCGCCCTGGTGCTCGTGCTCACGCTCTGGCACCAGCTGGTGGCCTGGCTCGCGGCACCCCGCCTGCTGGTCCGGACCGTACGCCGCTTCCGCGCGGTGGAGCGGCGGCGTGCCACCGCGGAGGTCCGGGTGCCCGGCTCGCTGCGCGACGCCCCCGCCACGGTGCTCAACCGGAGCGCGGACAGCAACCGCGACTTCGCCCGCGCCCGGCTGGAGATGGCCGACGTCCGGGCCGTGCGCGGCGCCGTCGGGTGCACGGTCAGCGACGTGGTGCTCGCGGTGGTCACCGGGGCGCTGTGCGACCACCTGGACGACCGGGACGAGCTGCCCGACAAGCCGCTGGTGGCCAACGTGCCGGTCGGTCACGAGCCGCCGGGTGCCGGCCCGCGGACCACCGGGAACCACTTCTCCAACTACTTCGCGCTGCTGCCCACCCACCTGGTCGACCCGCGCGACCAGCTCGCCGCGGTGAGCGCCGCGACCGAGGAGTCCAAGCACCAGCTCAGGCTCCAGGGGATGGAGACCATCCCGGCCTGGATCGACCGGATCCCACCGCTGGTCGCGGCCCGGGTGGCCGCCCGGCTGGCGGCGCGGCAACGCGAGGGGAGCGCCGCCCCCGACTTCAACGTGCTGATCTCCAACATGCGGGTCAGCGGCGGGCCCTGGACGCTGCACGGCCGCGAGGTCGAGGACTTCTTCATGACCGGGCCGGTCGCCGACGGAGCCGGGCTCAACATCACCGTGACCGGGTACGGCGACCACCTGACGCTCGCGCTGGTGGTCAACCCGAGCGCGGTGGAGCGCCCCGAGCTGCTGGCCCTCGGGCTCGAGGAGTCGATGGCCAGGCTGCGGGCGGCGACCGTCGGGACGCCCGTGGTCCCGCGTCGAGGGGACGTGGCCTGA
- a CDS encoding ABC transporter permease, with amino-acid sequence MRESDVAPGRPGTRALLGEGWQIFRAQPLVSVVTAFITAAVCLSVFVTAGRAAAAEAAVVSQVDGAGARTIRFSDPSGEAGLTAMGVQHVAELPGVDWMLAIGDTVDVRNSAMPQVGRPVPSAALFSELPPSVRLTAGRAPRLEEAIAGTEAMIALGLADRTGGVRGPLFDGPVVGTFDAASPVTELQQSVLIRAVPSDDRLMREVYVVAETVADVRTLERAIPTMLHMTDPSQLRIDSPAVLVDLQEVLRGELGDSGRQLMLLALASGLVLIAVSLYGATAARKRDFGRRRALGATRSALVVLVLLPTGLGALAGVTLGTGFGVAMVNATQGTVPGIPFILGVPTLTLLTALLAAVPPATIAAAQDPVRILRVP; translated from the coding sequence ATGAGGGAGAGCGACGTCGCGCCTGGCCGGCCAGGCACCCGCGCGCTGCTCGGGGAGGGGTGGCAGATCTTCCGTGCCCAACCCCTGGTCTCGGTCGTCACCGCATTCATCACAGCCGCGGTCTGCCTCTCGGTCTTCGTCACCGCCGGCCGTGCCGCCGCTGCCGAGGCCGCCGTGGTCAGTCAAGTCGACGGAGCCGGCGCCCGCACGATCCGGTTCTCTGATCCGTCCGGGGAGGCGGGTCTGACCGCCATGGGTGTGCAGCACGTTGCCGAGCTTCCCGGCGTCGACTGGATGCTGGCCATCGGGGACACCGTCGACGTGCGCAACAGCGCCATGCCACAGGTCGGCCGACCCGTTCCCAGCGCAGCGCTCTTCAGCGAGCTTCCACCCTCGGTCCGGCTCACCGCGGGCCGCGCGCCTCGCCTCGAGGAGGCGATCGCGGGCACCGAGGCCATGATCGCCCTCGGTCTGGCCGATCGGACCGGCGGTGTGCGCGGCCCACTTTTCGACGGCCCCGTCGTCGGCACCTTCGACGCGGCTTCCCCGGTGACAGAGCTCCAGCAGAGCGTCCTGATCCGCGCCGTCCCAAGCGACGACCGCCTGATGCGAGAGGTCTACGTCGTTGCTGAGACCGTCGCTGACGTACGCACCCTCGAACGGGCGATCCCCACCATGCTCCACATGACCGACCCCAGCCAGCTGCGCATCGACTCTCCCGCGGTGCTCGTCGACCTCCAGGAGGTGCTCCGCGGCGAGCTCGGCGACAGTGGCCGACAGCTCATGCTCCTTGCCTTGGCCAGCGGCCTGGTCCTCATCGCGGTCAGCCTCTACGGCGCGACCGCAGCGCGCAAACGCGACTTCGGCCGCCGCCGCGCGCTCGGAGCGACCCGGTCCGCTCTAGTCGTACTGGTGCTGCTCCCTACCGGGCTCGGCGCCCTCGCAGGCGTCACGCTGGGCACCGGGTTCGGGGTGGCCATGGTGAACGCCACCCAAGGCACCGTCCCAGGAATCCCGTTCATCCTCGGGGTCCCCACCCTGACGCTGCTCACCGCCCTCCTGGCCGCAGTCCCGCCTGCAACCATCGCCGCAGCACAAGACCCGGTACGCATCCTCCGAGTGCCATAG